In Kutzneria kofuensis, the DNA window GACCTCCTTGAGGTACTTGCCGGTGCCGGAGATGGTGCCGCCGGTGCCCACGCCCGCGACGAAGTGGGTGATCTTGCCCTCGGTCTGCCGCCACAGCTCGGGACCCGTGGAGTGGTAGTGGCTCTCCGGGTTCTGCGGGTTGGCGTACTGGTTCGGCTTCCAGGCGCCCGGGATCTCGCGGACCAGCCGGTCGGAGACGTTGTAATAGGAGTCCGGGTGCTCGGGGGCGACCGCGGTCGGGCACACCACGACCTCGGCGCCGTAGGCCTTGAGCACGTTGCGCTTGTCCTCGCTGACCTTGTCCGGGCAGACGAAGACGCACTTGTAGCCCTTGCGCTGGGCGACAAGGGCCAGCCCGACGCCCGTGTTGCCCGAGGTCGGCTCCACGATCGTGCCGCCCGGCTTCAGCTCGCCCGACTTCTCGGCCGCCTCCACCATGCGCAGCGCGATGCGGTCCTTGACGCTGCCGCCGGGGTTGAAGTACTCGACCTTGGCCAGCACCAGCGGCGCCAGGCCATCGACGAGCGCGTTCAACCGCACCAGCGGGGTGTTGCCGACGAGGTCGACTACGTGATCGACGTACTCCACCGGAGGCCCTCTCGATTCCGTCTTGTGAACTGGCCGCAGCCTAACTCGTTCCGGGGAACCATCGTGGCTGCGTGGTGTTAATCCCAATGAACCAGCCGACGATCTAACCGGTGGGACAATGGATCGGGGGAGGTTGACCATGGGTGTGATGCGGGGACTTCGGTTCGTCGCGCTGGCCGCCGGCACGCTCGGCGGCGTCTACGGCGCGGCATACGGCCTGCTCACGGGGCAGGCGCGGCGCGCGGAGCGGATCATCGGCCCGCCGGTCGCGCCCCCGCACCTGGCCGACGGCCTCTACCTGCCCGACGGTTCCGGTCCGCTGCCGCCCGTCGAGGAGGGCGACCCGCTGCGGTTCGCCATGTTCGGCGACTCCATGGCCGCCGGCCTGGGCGTGGACACACCCGACCAGCTGCCCGCCGTGGTGCTGGCCCGTGGGCTGGCCGAGGAGGCCGAGCGGCCGGTGCGCCTCGACACCTACGCCGTCGTCGGCGCCGCCACCCGGGACCTGCCCGCGCAGGTGGAACAGGCGTTGGTGACTCCCCCTCATGTTGCCGTGATCATCATCGGCGCCAACGACGTCACCACGCTGACCACCGTTCCCGACGCCGTCGAGGGCCTCGAACGGGTGATTCGCACGCTCCAGGACGCCGGCTGCGGCGTGGTCGTCGGGACCTGTCCCGACCTCGGCGTGATCCGCCCCATCGCACAGCCGTTGAAGTCCATCGCGCGGGTGTGGAGCCTGCTGCTGGCCCGGGCGCAGCGCAAGGCCGTGCTCCAGCTCGGGGCCATCCCCGTGCCGCTGGCCGACCTGCTCGCCCCCGAGTTCCTGGCCCGGCCTCGGGAGTTCTTCAGCTCCGACCAGTTCCATCCCAGCGCCGTCGGCTACGAGGCCGCGTGCTCGGTGCTGCTGCCGGCGCTGTGCACCGTGGCCGGCGTGTGGACGGGCGGGCCGCTGCCCCGGTTGCCGTTCCGCTCCCCGCTCTCGGTCACCCGGCGGCCCACAGCGAAGTTCATCGCCCGCCTCAACCTCCGCTTCGGCCGCCCGGTGCGCCAACTGGCCCAATAGCCCCCCAGTAGCCGCTGCCGGCGGTTCGAGGAGAGCTGGACCACAGTCACGGGGTGGGTCCGGTCGCTAGACTCCGCAGGTTACCAATCAGTAGCGAACCGAAGGAGTTTCGCGATGCCCGAGGCCGTGATCGTCTCCGCAGCCCGCTCGCCGATCGGTCGGGCCGGCAAGGGATCGCTCGTGTCCATCCGCCCCGACGACCTGGCCGTGCAGGTGGTGCGGGCCGCGCTGGACAAGGTGCCGGCGCTGGACCCGACCCAGATCGACGACCTGATCATGGGCTGCGGCCTGCCCGGCGGCGAGCAGGGCTACAACATCGGCCGCGTGGTGTCCGTGCTGATGGGCTTCGACCACCTGCCCGGCTGCACGGTGACCCGCTACTGCGCCTCCAGCCTGCAGTCGACCCGGATGGCCTTCCACGCCATCAAGGCGGGCGAGGGCGACGTGTTCATCTCCGCCGGCGTGGAGACCGTCTCCCGGTTCGCCAAGGGCAGCTCGGACGGCCTGCCCGACACCAAGAACCCGCTGTTCGCCGACGCCGAGGCGCGCACCGTCGCCACCGCCGAGAACAGCGGCGGCGAGTGGCACGACCCGCGCCAGGACGGCAACGTCCCGGACATCTACATCGCGATGGGCCAGACCGCCGAGAACCTGGCGCTGGCCAAGGACGTCAGCCGCGAGGAGATGGACGAGTTCGGCGTCCGCTCCCAGAACCTGGCCGAGAAGGCCATCGCGGACGGCTTCTGGCAGCGGGAGATCACCCCGGTGACGCTGCCGGACGGCTCCGTGGTCTCCGCCGACGACGGCCCGCGGCCGGGCGTGACGCTGGAGAAGACCGCCACGCTCAAGCCGGTGTTCCGCCCCGACGGCCGGGTCACCGCCGGCAACTGCTGCCCGCTCAACGACGGCGCGGCGGCGCTGGTGGTCATGAGCGACACCAAGGCCAAGGAGCTCGGCCTCACGCCGCTGGCCCGCATCGTCGCCACCGGCGTCTCCGGCCTGTCGCCGGAGATCATGGGCCTCGGCCCGGTGGAGGCCTCCCGCAGGGCGTTGGCCAAGGCCGGCATGTCCATTTCGGACGTCGACCTGGTCGAGATCAACGAGGCGTTCGCCGCGCAGGTCATCCCGTCCTACAAGGACCTGGGCATCCCGCTGGAGAAGCTGAACGTCAACGGCGGCGCGATCGCCGTCGGCCACCCGTTCGGCATGACCGGCGCCCGCATCGCCACCACGCTGATCAACTCGCTGCAGTTCCACGACAAGCAGTTCGGCCTTGAGACGATGTGCGTCGGCGGCGGCCAGGGCATGGCGATGATCCTGGAGCGCCTGAGCTGACACCGGTCCCCCAGCGGTGACGATCACAGGCCGGCGTCGACCACGACGCCGGCCTTGTTCGTCACCACGTGCACCGGGTTGCGCATGTGCAGCAGCTTGCCGCAGCCGAGGTTGTCGAACGTCCCCTGCAACCGCTGGGCCAGGAACGTGAACAGGTTGCTGGCGGCGGCCGGATCCGGTGACGGGCCGGCCTTGGTGAAGCGCGCGTCCAGCTTCGTGCGCTGGACGCCGGTGGTCACCAGCGATCGGCAGTAGGCCTGCGGCGTCTCCGTCCGGGTGTTGATCTGCGGCATGTCGACGCCGACCCGGTACAGGTTGGTCTTGGTGACGCTGGTCCTCGTGCCGTCCATGGTCATCGGGTCGCTGCTGGGCACGAGGGCGATCGGCGCCGCCTGCCGGGTCGCGGCCTGCAGTTCGTCGAGGGCGAGCGAGGTGACCGGCCGGCCGCTGGCCAGGTCCGGCGCGGTGAACGGCGTGCAGCCCAGCGCGGGGTCGACGAAGGCGTCCAGCAGCACGTTGTCGCTGCCGTTGGTCAGCTTGGCCCTGGTCTTGCCGCGCAGCTTGGTGAAGCCCAGCTTCGCCTCGGCCGCCGGGGTGTCCTGGGCGACCCGACCGTCCCGGGCCTGGAGGTAGGTCGTCGTCACGTTGTCGCTCTGGTCCTGGTCGACCAGGCCGAAGTCACGGGTGGTCATGCACGGCCTGCCGTCCTTGCCGGTGCCCAGCGGCGGGACGACCAGCTTCCTGGCGGCGATCGCGTTGTTCGCGGCGGCGAAGAACGGCTGGGCGTTGCAGTAGGCGTACTGCCCGAACACGGAGTTGTGGTCGCCGTTGACGCACGTGCCGGTGTCGCCCCGCAGCGTCAGGTTGCTGCCGTTGAAGCCGAACCAGATGCCGACGACGGCGCCGCGGGGCAGCGCGGGCGGCGTCGGGGCGATCGCCGGCCGGCTGCCCTTGTCGATCACCAGCGGGTCGTACACGGACAGCTTGCCGGTCGCCGGGTCCAGGATCGTCGCCTGCACGAACGCCGACTGGTCGGCGTTGGTCTCGTGGCAGTGGCCCTTGGCCGCGCTCAGCAGGTACGGCGTGGCCAGTCCCTTGGCGGACAACGGATTGGCCGGCACCTCGAGCGTGCAGTCCGGGTTGACGATGTCGGCCTGGTTCGCCGCCAGCTGCGGATCCCCTTGCACGGCAACGGATGCCACCACGGCCACCGCCGCGGCGAACACCGCCAGCGCCGGCACGCCCAGCGCCAGCCGGCTGCGCACGGTCAGTTTCTTCAGCTGGGGCAGCACGAACGTCGGTCTGATCGTCTTCCAGCGCATCGGCCTGTCGGTCACGGGTGCCTCCTCGATGAGCCCACTCCACCGGTCCGCACTACGCGCCCCGGTCGGTTCGGGTTCACCTGGATGAGAAAGCCACCCGTTACAGGGGAAAGCGCCGACATCCTCACGGATGCCGGCGCTTCTGGCAAGACGGTGTCCGCCTTGGTTGACTAGTTGCGCTGCAACTGGGCCAGCAGGTTCAGGATCTCGATGTACAGCCAGACCAGCGTGACCATCAGACCGAACGCGATGTACCAGGCGAACCTGGCCGGCGCGCCGGCGCGGATGGCCCGGTCGGCCTGGTCGAAGTCCAGCAGCAGGTTGAACGCGGCGATGCCGATGAACAGCAGGCTCACGACGATCGCCAGCGGGGTGTTGCCGCGGACGCCGAGGTCGAGATGGAAGAACGACAGCAGCAGGTTGAGCACCAGCAGGGCGGCCGCGCCCATGGTGGCGCCGATGATCCACTTGGTCAGTCGCGGCGTCACCTTGACCGCGCCGGTCCGGTACAGGACCAGCATGGTGGCGAACACCACGACGGTGCCGACGACGGCCTGCACGGCCACGCCCGGCACGAGGAAGTCGATGAGCCTGGTGATGGTGCCGAGGAACACACCCTCGGCGGCGGCGTACGCCAGCACCAGCGCCGGGTTGGTCGACTGCTTGAAGGTGATGACCATCGCCAGCGCGAACCCGACGATCGCCGCGAGCAGCGCGAAGCCGGGCGCCAGCCCGACGTAGGCGGTCAGCCCGCCCACCACGACGGTGGTGCCCAGCGCGGCCGCGGTCTTGGTGACCACGTCGTCGATCGTCATCGGCCGGTCGGCGGCGGTGGGCGGCGCGGCCGGGTAGCCGTACCCGGTCTGCTGCGCCTGCCCCTGGTACCCGA includes these proteins:
- a CDS encoding acetyl-CoA C-acetyltransferase, whose translation is MPEAVIVSAARSPIGRAGKGSLVSIRPDDLAVQVVRAALDKVPALDPTQIDDLIMGCGLPGGEQGYNIGRVVSVLMGFDHLPGCTVTRYCASSLQSTRMAFHAIKAGEGDVFISAGVETVSRFAKGSSDGLPDTKNPLFADAEARTVATAENSGGEWHDPRQDGNVPDIYIAMGQTAENLALAKDVSREEMDEFGVRSQNLAEKAIADGFWQREITPVTLPDGSVVSADDGPRPGVTLEKTATLKPVFRPDGRVTAGNCCPLNDGAAALVVMSDTKAKELGLTPLARIVATGVSGLSPEIMGLGPVEASRRALAKAGMSISDVDLVEINEAFAAQVIPSYKDLGIPLEKLNVNGGAIAVGHPFGMTGARIATTLINSLQFHDKQFGLETMCVGGGQGMAMILERLS
- a CDS encoding Bax inhibitor-1/YccA family protein translates to MRTSSNPAFRALSGKGQGGYAGFGYQGQAQQTGYGYPAAPPTAADRPMTIDDVVTKTAAALGTTVVVGGLTAYVGLAPGFALLAAIVGFALAMVITFKQSTNPALVLAYAAAEGVFLGTITRLIDFLVPGVAVQAVVGTVVVFATMLVLYRTGAVKVTPRLTKWIIGATMGAAALLVLNLLLSFFHLDLGVRGNTPLAIVVSLLFIGIAAFNLLLDFDQADRAIRAGAPARFAWYIAFGLMVTLVWLYIEILNLLAQLQRN
- a CDS encoding SGNH/GDSL hydrolase family protein, producing MRGLRFVALAAGTLGGVYGAAYGLLTGQARRAERIIGPPVAPPHLADGLYLPDGSGPLPPVEEGDPLRFAMFGDSMAAGLGVDTPDQLPAVVLARGLAEEAERPVRLDTYAVVGAATRDLPAQVEQALVTPPHVAVIIIGANDVTTLTTVPDAVEGLERVIRTLQDAGCGVVVGTCPDLGVIRPIAQPLKSIARVWSLLLARAQRKAVLQLGAIPVPLADLLAPEFLARPREFFSSDQFHPSAVGYEAACSVLLPALCTVAGVWTGGPLPRLPFRSPLSVTRRPTAKFIARLNLRFGRPVRQLAQ